One genomic window of Cinclus cinclus chromosome 6, bCinCin1.1, whole genome shotgun sequence includes the following:
- the ARHGAP11A gene encoding rho GTPase-activating protein 11A isoform X2 — translation MAEQRRRLVRLAVLEELRASYGIKVKSGSCPAAAKAPGAAAEVSGGKIFGISFHALPQSLVPEYGYIPSFLVETCAYLEEHVHTEGLFRKSGSLVRLKALKSKLDQGENCLSAALPCDVAGLLKQFFRELPEPILPPHLQEGLFKAQQLGNEKKTATMLLSCLMADRTIAALRYFFNFLRTVSLRSSENKMDSSNLAVIFAPNLLHSNENEKMSTSTEKKIRLQAAVVETLIDHAAEIGQVPEFILEKIPSMLGVDVFQSTPSLWGQEDSENESPSECKRRRHRSVGDIVSGALNKFKSNRTPSTTPQQDRSVLSSVTPVVLTPSTKRKLPTDCSQGLSSKKRRSFKHSFAFEFLPSSIFNSSSTPASVQFEASPSVCLESSQTSLSPSTMGENHVSSTGNRRSKRLASKKLYRAESGKTGCFSPKISRKEMVRRSLRLKFGLGKSSREMNTASGCAAGNRSENIGRRLASQQGLESRTECAKRDVLFSPYVNEKFPKKGSRNVSKSEENLLTPKCPNKVVHRMSWNSPAVMDSQVISKNEQILPGHSEMGVSSSESVLIFGKPPVIPDEFKSATVSKQGNNLEFVLCEDESNSTTETLLKVKQAFSASGSILHNLISDKKPSLSVVASEILNETACPSGLSSAKEVLVEEVSENPANVKSRELLHQFNQSSAADKQQSRKEEIDVLEKRNFKTSIEIELQVPKPDIEKLKELPLPQLLAKEDKFTAENSSTEDDLHKSDFSGRKEETELIHSQRAENCMVKHCNLEEGTAKPSLAGQTPTSQLPKSQNETGNQYLKAENSDTVLTKTLTVSDHGKVSDHIQWFNQLSLNDPNSTSKTKPLLKFQRTPVRQSVRRMNSLLEANRQSVSSQMFKSSGVGSPLVKSLSYDSALFPCTEKPSKNSMLLPRRSESTHDRVSVVHKQLDLTSKSCCRPLNPSDKPDVSVRSVGVHGQKSTVHPPKSVLEDLTNHEMVKSSLKVNANVNIPGAASEKSMITRSASGKERVRYRGSPKNPISEVKLLPAAKPVDL, via the exons ATGGCGGAGCAGAGGCGGAGGCTGGTGCGGCTGGCGGTGCTGGAGGAGCTCCGGGCTTCGTACGGGATCAAAGTGAAGAGCGGGAGCTGCCCGGCGGCGGCCAAGGCACCGGGAGCAGCGGCGGAGGTGAGCGGG GGTAAAATCTTTGGAATATCTTTTCATGCGTTGCCACAATCACTTGTGCCAGAATATGGTTATATTCCAAG CTTTCTCGTTGAAACATGTGCATATTTGGAAGAACATGTTCATACTGAGGGGCTCTTCAGAAAGTCTGGATCTCTTGTTCGCCTAAAAGCTTTAAAG AGTAAACTGGATCAAGGTGAAAACTGCCTCTCAGCTGCACTGCCATGTGATGTTGCAGGGCTTCTCAAACAGTTCTTTAGAGAGCTGCCAGAACCCATCCTCCCACCTCACCTGCAGGAAGGACTATTCAAAGCTCAGCAGCTTGGAAATGAGAAGAAGACTGCAACCATGTTGCTGTCCTGTTTAATGGCTGATAGAACAATTGCAGCtttgagatatttttttaactttctgaGAACTGTGTCTTTAAG atccagtgaaaacaaaatggaTAGCAGTAATCTGGCAGTAATTTTTGCTCCCAACCTCTTGCACTcgaatgaaaatgaaaagatgtCTActagtacagaaaaaaaaattcgCTTGCAAGCTGCTGTTGTGGAAACACTTATTGACCATGCGGCAGAAATTG GACAAGTACCAGAATTTATCTTGGAAAAGATTCCTTCAATGTTAGGTGTTGATGTCTTTCAATCTACTCCCTCACTGTGGGGCCAAGAAGACAGTGAAAATGAATCTCCCAGTGAATGTAAGAGGAGGAGGCACCGAAGTGTTGGGG ATATTGTTAGTGGAGCATTGAATAAATTTAAATCTAACAGAACACCCTCCACTACTCCTCAACAAGACAGAAGCG tcCTTTCATCAGTGACTCCAGTGGTTCTTACTCCGAGTACCAAGCGGAAACTTCCAACCGATTGTTCTCAGGGCTTGTCCAGCAAGAAGAGACGATCTTTTAAGCATAGTTTTGCCTTTGAGTTTTTACCAAGTAGCATATTTAACAGCAGCTCAACACCAGCCTCAG TTCAGTTTGAAGCAAGTCCTTCTGTGTGTCTTGAGTCATCACAAACCTCACTATCCCCTTCAACCATGGGTGAAAATCATGTGTCCAGTACGGGGAATAGAAGAAGTAAAAGACTTGCAAGCAAAAAACTATACAG GGCCGAATCAGGGAAGACAGGTTGTTTTTCTCCAAAGATAAGCCGAAAAGAAATGGTTCGTAGGTCTTTACGCTTGAAATTTGGtttggggaaaagcagcagagaaatg AATACTGCATCAGGATGTGCAGCTGGCAATAGATCAGAAAATATTGGAAGGCGTCTTGCAAGTCAGCAAGGTTTGGAAAGCAGAACTGAATGTGCAAAAAGAGATGTACTTTTCAGCCCATATGTCAATGAAAAATTCCCTAAGAAAG GTTCCAGGAATGTAAGCAAGTCagaagagaacttactaactCCAAAATGTCCCAATAAGGTAGTTCACCGGATGTCATGGAATAGTCCTGCTGTTATGGATTCTCAGGTGATCAGCAAGAATGAGCAGATTCTGCCTGGACACTCTGAAATGGGAGTCAGCTCTTCAGAATCTGTTTTGATATTTGGAAAGCCACCAGTTATTCCAGATGAATTCAAATCTGCAACTGTAAGCAAACAAGGCAACAACTTGGAATTTGTGCTTTGTGAAGATGAAAGTAATTCAACTACAGAAACATTACTGAAAGTTAAGCAAGCCTTCTCTGCATCTGGGAGTATTCTCCACAATTTGATAAGTGATAAAAAACCATCCCTCTCAGTTGTAGCAAgtgaaatattaaatgaaacGGCATGTCCCTCAGGGCTCAGTTCAGCAAAAGAAGTGTTAGTGGAAGAAGTTTCTGAAAATCCAGCAAATGTAAAATCCAGAGAGCTGTTGCACCAATTTAATCAGTCTTCTGCTGCTGATAAACAGCAATCAAGGAAAGAGGAAATTGACGTTTTGGagaaaagaaactttaaaacTTCCATTGAGATTGAACTTCAGGTCCCAAAACCAGATATAGAGAAACTAAAAGAACTTCCTCTGCCTCAACTACTAGCCAAGGAAGATAAGTTTACAGCTGAGAACAGTTCAACAGAAGATGACTTGCATAAATCAGATTTCtctggaagaaaagaggaaacagaattAATACACTCACAAAGAGCTGAAAACTGTATGGTAAAGCACTGTAATTTGGAAGAGGGTACTGCTAAACCTTCTTTGGCAGGACAGACACCTACTTCACAGTTGCCTAAATCACAAAATGAAACGGGCAACCAATATTTGAAAGCTGAAAATTCAGATACGGTTTTAACTAAAACATTGACTGTTTCTGACCATGGGAAGGTTTCTGACCACATACAGTGGTTCAACCAGCTTTCATTAAATGATCCAAATTCTACAAGCAAAACTAAACCACTTCTGAAGTTTCAACGTACTCCAGTTAGACAGTCTGTAAGAAGAATGAATTCCCTTTTGGAGGCTAACAGACAATCTGTAAGCTCTCAGATGTTTAAGTCAAGTGGTGTTGGTTCACCACTTGTTAAATCTTTGAGCTATGATTCTGCCCTATTCCCCTGCACAGAAAAACCCTCCAAGAATTCCATGCTTTTGCCACGCAGGAGTGAAAGCACACATGACAGAGTTTCTGTAGTTCATAAGCAGCTAGACTTAACATCCAAATCATGTTGCAGGCCATTAAATCCATCAGACAAGCCTGATGTTTCTGTCAGATCTGTTGGAGTCCACGGACAAAAATCTACTGTTCATCCACCAAAGTCTGTTCTAGAAGATCTAACCAATCATGAAATGGTTAAATCCAGTTTGAAAGTTAATGCAAATGTAAATATTCCAGGTGCTGCCTCAGAAAAATCTATGATCACAAGAAGTgcttcaggaaaagaaagagttcGTTATAGAGGCTCTCCAAAGAATCCAATATCTGAAGTAAAACTGCTACCAGCTGCGAAGCCAGTAGACTTATAA
- the ARHGAP11A gene encoding rho GTPase-activating protein 11A isoform X1 has protein sequence MAEQRRRLVRLAVLEELRASYGIKVKSGSCPAAAKAPGAAAEGKIFGISFHALPQSLVPEYGYIPSFLVETCAYLEEHVHTEGLFRKSGSLVRLKALKSKLDQGENCLSAALPCDVAGLLKQFFRELPEPILPPHLQEGLFKAQQLGNEKKTATMLLSCLMADRTIAALRYFFNFLRTVSLRSSENKMDSSNLAVIFAPNLLHSNENEKMSTSTEKKIRLQAAVVETLIDHAAEIGQVPEFILEKIPSMLGVDVFQSTPSLWGQEDSENESPSECKRRRHRSVGDIVSGALNKFKSNRTPSTTPQQDRSVLSSVTPVVLTPSTKRKLPTDCSQGLSSKKRRSFKHSFAFEFLPSSIFNSSSTPASVQFEASPSVCLESSQTSLSPSTMGENHVSSTGNRRSKRLASKKLYRAESGKTGCFSPKISRKEMVRRSLRLKFGLGKSSREMNTASGCAAGNRSENIGRRLASQQGLESRTECAKRDVLFSPYVNEKFPKKGSRNVSKSEENLLTPKCPNKVVHRMSWNSPAVMDSQVISKNEQILPGHSEMGVSSSESVLIFGKPPVIPDEFKSATVSKQGNNLEFVLCEDESNSTTETLLKVKQAFSASGSILHNLISDKKPSLSVVASEILNETACPSGLSSAKEVLVEEVSENPANVKSRELLHQFNQSSAADKQQSRKEEIDVLEKRNFKTSIEIELQVPKPDIEKLKELPLPQLLAKEDKFTAENSSTEDDLHKSDFSGRKEETELIHSQRAENCMVKHCNLEEGTAKPSLAGQTPTSQLPKSQNETGNQYLKAENSDTVLTKTLTVSDHGKVSDHIQWFNQLSLNDPNSTSKTKPLLKFQRTPVRQSVRRMNSLLEANRQSVSSQMFKSSGVGSPLVKSLSYDSALFPCTEKPSKNSMLLPRRSESTHDRVSVVHKQLDLTSKSCCRPLNPSDKPDVSVRSVGVHGQKSTVHPPKSVLEDLTNHEMVKSSLKVNANVNIPGAASEKSMITRSASGKERVRYRGSPKNPISEVKLLPAAKPVDL, from the exons ATGGCGGAGCAGAGGCGGAGGCTGGTGCGGCTGGCGGTGCTGGAGGAGCTCCGGGCTTCGTACGGGATCAAAGTGAAGAGCGGGAGCTGCCCGGCGGCGGCCAAGGCACCGGGAGCAGCGGCGGAG GGTAAAATCTTTGGAATATCTTTTCATGCGTTGCCACAATCACTTGTGCCAGAATATGGTTATATTCCAAG CTTTCTCGTTGAAACATGTGCATATTTGGAAGAACATGTTCATACTGAGGGGCTCTTCAGAAAGTCTGGATCTCTTGTTCGCCTAAAAGCTTTAAAG AGTAAACTGGATCAAGGTGAAAACTGCCTCTCAGCTGCACTGCCATGTGATGTTGCAGGGCTTCTCAAACAGTTCTTTAGAGAGCTGCCAGAACCCATCCTCCCACCTCACCTGCAGGAAGGACTATTCAAAGCTCAGCAGCTTGGAAATGAGAAGAAGACTGCAACCATGTTGCTGTCCTGTTTAATGGCTGATAGAACAATTGCAGCtttgagatatttttttaactttctgaGAACTGTGTCTTTAAG atccagtgaaaacaaaatggaTAGCAGTAATCTGGCAGTAATTTTTGCTCCCAACCTCTTGCACTcgaatgaaaatgaaaagatgtCTActagtacagaaaaaaaaattcgCTTGCAAGCTGCTGTTGTGGAAACACTTATTGACCATGCGGCAGAAATTG GACAAGTACCAGAATTTATCTTGGAAAAGATTCCTTCAATGTTAGGTGTTGATGTCTTTCAATCTACTCCCTCACTGTGGGGCCAAGAAGACAGTGAAAATGAATCTCCCAGTGAATGTAAGAGGAGGAGGCACCGAAGTGTTGGGG ATATTGTTAGTGGAGCATTGAATAAATTTAAATCTAACAGAACACCCTCCACTACTCCTCAACAAGACAGAAGCG tcCTTTCATCAGTGACTCCAGTGGTTCTTACTCCGAGTACCAAGCGGAAACTTCCAACCGATTGTTCTCAGGGCTTGTCCAGCAAGAAGAGACGATCTTTTAAGCATAGTTTTGCCTTTGAGTTTTTACCAAGTAGCATATTTAACAGCAGCTCAACACCAGCCTCAG TTCAGTTTGAAGCAAGTCCTTCTGTGTGTCTTGAGTCATCACAAACCTCACTATCCCCTTCAACCATGGGTGAAAATCATGTGTCCAGTACGGGGAATAGAAGAAGTAAAAGACTTGCAAGCAAAAAACTATACAG GGCCGAATCAGGGAAGACAGGTTGTTTTTCTCCAAAGATAAGCCGAAAAGAAATGGTTCGTAGGTCTTTACGCTTGAAATTTGGtttggggaaaagcagcagagaaatg AATACTGCATCAGGATGTGCAGCTGGCAATAGATCAGAAAATATTGGAAGGCGTCTTGCAAGTCAGCAAGGTTTGGAAAGCAGAACTGAATGTGCAAAAAGAGATGTACTTTTCAGCCCATATGTCAATGAAAAATTCCCTAAGAAAG GTTCCAGGAATGTAAGCAAGTCagaagagaacttactaactCCAAAATGTCCCAATAAGGTAGTTCACCGGATGTCATGGAATAGTCCTGCTGTTATGGATTCTCAGGTGATCAGCAAGAATGAGCAGATTCTGCCTGGACACTCTGAAATGGGAGTCAGCTCTTCAGAATCTGTTTTGATATTTGGAAAGCCACCAGTTATTCCAGATGAATTCAAATCTGCAACTGTAAGCAAACAAGGCAACAACTTGGAATTTGTGCTTTGTGAAGATGAAAGTAATTCAACTACAGAAACATTACTGAAAGTTAAGCAAGCCTTCTCTGCATCTGGGAGTATTCTCCACAATTTGATAAGTGATAAAAAACCATCCCTCTCAGTTGTAGCAAgtgaaatattaaatgaaacGGCATGTCCCTCAGGGCTCAGTTCAGCAAAAGAAGTGTTAGTGGAAGAAGTTTCTGAAAATCCAGCAAATGTAAAATCCAGAGAGCTGTTGCACCAATTTAATCAGTCTTCTGCTGCTGATAAACAGCAATCAAGGAAAGAGGAAATTGACGTTTTGGagaaaagaaactttaaaacTTCCATTGAGATTGAACTTCAGGTCCCAAAACCAGATATAGAGAAACTAAAAGAACTTCCTCTGCCTCAACTACTAGCCAAGGAAGATAAGTTTACAGCTGAGAACAGTTCAACAGAAGATGACTTGCATAAATCAGATTTCtctggaagaaaagaggaaacagaattAATACACTCACAAAGAGCTGAAAACTGTATGGTAAAGCACTGTAATTTGGAAGAGGGTACTGCTAAACCTTCTTTGGCAGGACAGACACCTACTTCACAGTTGCCTAAATCACAAAATGAAACGGGCAACCAATATTTGAAAGCTGAAAATTCAGATACGGTTTTAACTAAAACATTGACTGTTTCTGACCATGGGAAGGTTTCTGACCACATACAGTGGTTCAACCAGCTTTCATTAAATGATCCAAATTCTACAAGCAAAACTAAACCACTTCTGAAGTTTCAACGTACTCCAGTTAGACAGTCTGTAAGAAGAATGAATTCCCTTTTGGAGGCTAACAGACAATCTGTAAGCTCTCAGATGTTTAAGTCAAGTGGTGTTGGTTCACCACTTGTTAAATCTTTGAGCTATGATTCTGCCCTATTCCCCTGCACAGAAAAACCCTCCAAGAATTCCATGCTTTTGCCACGCAGGAGTGAAAGCACACATGACAGAGTTTCTGTAGTTCATAAGCAGCTAGACTTAACATCCAAATCATGTTGCAGGCCATTAAATCCATCAGACAAGCCTGATGTTTCTGTCAGATCTGTTGGAGTCCACGGACAAAAATCTACTGTTCATCCACCAAAGTCTGTTCTAGAAGATCTAACCAATCATGAAATGGTTAAATCCAGTTTGAAAGTTAATGCAAATGTAAATATTCCAGGTGCTGCCTCAGAAAAATCTATGATCACAAGAAGTgcttcaggaaaagaaagagttcGTTATAGAGGCTCTCCAAAGAATCCAATATCTGAAGTAAAACTGCTACCAGCTGCGAAGCCAGTAGACTTATAA
- the ARHGAP11A gene encoding rho GTPase-activating protein 11A isoform X3: protein MAEQRRRLVRLAVLEELRASYGIKVKSGSCPAAAKAPGAAAEGKIFGISFHALPQSLVPEYGYIPSFLVETCAYLEEHVHTEGLFRKSGSLVRLKALKSKLDQGENCLSAALPCDVAGLLKQFFRELPEPILPPHLQEGLFKAQQLGNEKKTATMLLSCLMADRTIAALRYFFNFLRTVSLRSSENKMDSSNLAVIFAPNLLHSNENEKMSTSTEKKIRLQAAVVETLIDHAAEIGQVPEFILEKIPSMLGVDVFQSTPSLWGQEDSENESPSECKRRRHRSVGVLSSVTPVVLTPSTKRKLPTDCSQGLSSKKRRSFKHSFAFEFLPSSIFNSSSTPASVQFEASPSVCLESSQTSLSPSTMGENHVSSTGNRRSKRLASKKLYRAESGKTGCFSPKISRKEMVRRSLRLKFGLGKSSREMNTASGCAAGNRSENIGRRLASQQGLESRTECAKRDVLFSPYVNEKFPKKGSRNVSKSEENLLTPKCPNKVVHRMSWNSPAVMDSQVISKNEQILPGHSEMGVSSSESVLIFGKPPVIPDEFKSATVSKQGNNLEFVLCEDESNSTTETLLKVKQAFSASGSILHNLISDKKPSLSVVASEILNETACPSGLSSAKEVLVEEVSENPANVKSRELLHQFNQSSAADKQQSRKEEIDVLEKRNFKTSIEIELQVPKPDIEKLKELPLPQLLAKEDKFTAENSSTEDDLHKSDFSGRKEETELIHSQRAENCMVKHCNLEEGTAKPSLAGQTPTSQLPKSQNETGNQYLKAENSDTVLTKTLTVSDHGKVSDHIQWFNQLSLNDPNSTSKTKPLLKFQRTPVRQSVRRMNSLLEANRQSVSSQMFKSSGVGSPLVKSLSYDSALFPCTEKPSKNSMLLPRRSESTHDRVSVVHKQLDLTSKSCCRPLNPSDKPDVSVRSVGVHGQKSTVHPPKSVLEDLTNHEMVKSSLKVNANVNIPGAASEKSMITRSASGKERVRYRGSPKNPISEVKLLPAAKPVDL from the exons ATGGCGGAGCAGAGGCGGAGGCTGGTGCGGCTGGCGGTGCTGGAGGAGCTCCGGGCTTCGTACGGGATCAAAGTGAAGAGCGGGAGCTGCCCGGCGGCGGCCAAGGCACCGGGAGCAGCGGCGGAG GGTAAAATCTTTGGAATATCTTTTCATGCGTTGCCACAATCACTTGTGCCAGAATATGGTTATATTCCAAG CTTTCTCGTTGAAACATGTGCATATTTGGAAGAACATGTTCATACTGAGGGGCTCTTCAGAAAGTCTGGATCTCTTGTTCGCCTAAAAGCTTTAAAG AGTAAACTGGATCAAGGTGAAAACTGCCTCTCAGCTGCACTGCCATGTGATGTTGCAGGGCTTCTCAAACAGTTCTTTAGAGAGCTGCCAGAACCCATCCTCCCACCTCACCTGCAGGAAGGACTATTCAAAGCTCAGCAGCTTGGAAATGAGAAGAAGACTGCAACCATGTTGCTGTCCTGTTTAATGGCTGATAGAACAATTGCAGCtttgagatatttttttaactttctgaGAACTGTGTCTTTAAG atccagtgaaaacaaaatggaTAGCAGTAATCTGGCAGTAATTTTTGCTCCCAACCTCTTGCACTcgaatgaaaatgaaaagatgtCTActagtacagaaaaaaaaattcgCTTGCAAGCTGCTGTTGTGGAAACACTTATTGACCATGCGGCAGAAATTG GACAAGTACCAGAATTTATCTTGGAAAAGATTCCTTCAATGTTAGGTGTTGATGTCTTTCAATCTACTCCCTCACTGTGGGGCCAAGAAGACAGTGAAAATGAATCTCCCAGTGAATGTAAGAGGAGGAGGCACCGAAGTGTTGGGG tcCTTTCATCAGTGACTCCAGTGGTTCTTACTCCGAGTACCAAGCGGAAACTTCCAACCGATTGTTCTCAGGGCTTGTCCAGCAAGAAGAGACGATCTTTTAAGCATAGTTTTGCCTTTGAGTTTTTACCAAGTAGCATATTTAACAGCAGCTCAACACCAGCCTCAG TTCAGTTTGAAGCAAGTCCTTCTGTGTGTCTTGAGTCATCACAAACCTCACTATCCCCTTCAACCATGGGTGAAAATCATGTGTCCAGTACGGGGAATAGAAGAAGTAAAAGACTTGCAAGCAAAAAACTATACAG GGCCGAATCAGGGAAGACAGGTTGTTTTTCTCCAAAGATAAGCCGAAAAGAAATGGTTCGTAGGTCTTTACGCTTGAAATTTGGtttggggaaaagcagcagagaaatg AATACTGCATCAGGATGTGCAGCTGGCAATAGATCAGAAAATATTGGAAGGCGTCTTGCAAGTCAGCAAGGTTTGGAAAGCAGAACTGAATGTGCAAAAAGAGATGTACTTTTCAGCCCATATGTCAATGAAAAATTCCCTAAGAAAG GTTCCAGGAATGTAAGCAAGTCagaagagaacttactaactCCAAAATGTCCCAATAAGGTAGTTCACCGGATGTCATGGAATAGTCCTGCTGTTATGGATTCTCAGGTGATCAGCAAGAATGAGCAGATTCTGCCTGGACACTCTGAAATGGGAGTCAGCTCTTCAGAATCTGTTTTGATATTTGGAAAGCCACCAGTTATTCCAGATGAATTCAAATCTGCAACTGTAAGCAAACAAGGCAACAACTTGGAATTTGTGCTTTGTGAAGATGAAAGTAATTCAACTACAGAAACATTACTGAAAGTTAAGCAAGCCTTCTCTGCATCTGGGAGTATTCTCCACAATTTGATAAGTGATAAAAAACCATCCCTCTCAGTTGTAGCAAgtgaaatattaaatgaaacGGCATGTCCCTCAGGGCTCAGTTCAGCAAAAGAAGTGTTAGTGGAAGAAGTTTCTGAAAATCCAGCAAATGTAAAATCCAGAGAGCTGTTGCACCAATTTAATCAGTCTTCTGCTGCTGATAAACAGCAATCAAGGAAAGAGGAAATTGACGTTTTGGagaaaagaaactttaaaacTTCCATTGAGATTGAACTTCAGGTCCCAAAACCAGATATAGAGAAACTAAAAGAACTTCCTCTGCCTCAACTACTAGCCAAGGAAGATAAGTTTACAGCTGAGAACAGTTCAACAGAAGATGACTTGCATAAATCAGATTTCtctggaagaaaagaggaaacagaattAATACACTCACAAAGAGCTGAAAACTGTATGGTAAAGCACTGTAATTTGGAAGAGGGTACTGCTAAACCTTCTTTGGCAGGACAGACACCTACTTCACAGTTGCCTAAATCACAAAATGAAACGGGCAACCAATATTTGAAAGCTGAAAATTCAGATACGGTTTTAACTAAAACATTGACTGTTTCTGACCATGGGAAGGTTTCTGACCACATACAGTGGTTCAACCAGCTTTCATTAAATGATCCAAATTCTACAAGCAAAACTAAACCACTTCTGAAGTTTCAACGTACTCCAGTTAGACAGTCTGTAAGAAGAATGAATTCCCTTTTGGAGGCTAACAGACAATCTGTAAGCTCTCAGATGTTTAAGTCAAGTGGTGTTGGTTCACCACTTGTTAAATCTTTGAGCTATGATTCTGCCCTATTCCCCTGCACAGAAAAACCCTCCAAGAATTCCATGCTTTTGCCACGCAGGAGTGAAAGCACACATGACAGAGTTTCTGTAGTTCATAAGCAGCTAGACTTAACATCCAAATCATGTTGCAGGCCATTAAATCCATCAGACAAGCCTGATGTTTCTGTCAGATCTGTTGGAGTCCACGGACAAAAATCTACTGTTCATCCACCAAAGTCTGTTCTAGAAGATCTAACCAATCATGAAATGGTTAAATCCAGTTTGAAAGTTAATGCAAATGTAAATATTCCAGGTGCTGCCTCAGAAAAATCTATGATCACAAGAAGTgcttcaggaaaagaaagagttcGTTATAGAGGCTCTCCAAAGAATCCAATATCTGAAGTAAAACTGCTACCAGCTGCGAAGCCAGTAGACTTATAA